The following nucleotide sequence is from Bradyrhizobium roseum.
CTCCGCATGCTTCTCCGCACGCGTGATGCCGGACTTCGCCTCGTAAAGGCTCGCAAGAACTTCCTGGGTGTTGTTTCCGATGGACGAGACAATCCCCATCCCCGTAATGACAACCCGCCTCATGATCGCCTCACCCTGCCGTTTCCGTTCGTCTGTGAAGATATATTGATGGCCTGATCGCGCCGCTCAGCCCGGCTCGACGCCTTGCTTGAACAGCCCGACCTTCAGGTCCTTGGCGCGATAGATAATCTCGCCATCCATGGAAAGCCAGCCGTCGCCCACGCCCAGCACGAGCTTAGAACGCATCACGCGTTTCATGTCGATGTTGTACACCACCTTGCGGGCGTTCGGCAGCACCTGGCCGGAGAACTTGAGTTCGCCCAGCCCCAGCGCCCGGCCGCGTCCCTCGCCACCGACCCATCCGAGGTAAAAGCCGACCATCTGCCACATCGCGTCGAGGCCGAGACAGCCCGGCATGACCGGGTCGTTCTTGAAATGGCAACCGAAAAACCACAGGTCCGGCTTCACATCGAGCTCGGCCCGAATCAGGCCCTTGCCGTACTCGCCGCCGGTTTCGCTGATTTCGGTAATGCGGTCGAACATCAGCATGGGCGGCAGCGGCAATTGTGCATTGCCCGGGCCGAACATCTCGCCGCGGCCGCAGGCGAGCAAGTCCTCGTATTCATAACCGCTGCGCCGATCCAGCATCGTTTTCCGCCTCTACCTTGGATGTCCCGATCGAGCGCTTTGAGCGAACCGGACCCGTTTCCCTACGGGAAGACTTGCCTCCCGCAATTTGGCGCTACTTAGGGTGCTATCGGCCCGAGTCCCTGCCGAAATCGCATATGTGGTCCGCGCGCTCTGTAACATAGGCGGATAGGCCCGGCAAAGCGCCGGAACGAGTGAAAACACCGCATTTACCAATCTAGTACCTTTCTAAACTGGGGCCAGTTCTAGTTGCGATAAACTTGCATCTACCTGATTTCCTTTTATATTGGGTAGGAATATTGCCCGAGTTAGCGTGGTGCCTGCCGTGGAAATCAACGACCAAGCTTCGCTTCAGACCGACGACGGTATCGATCCGGCTGCCCGGGCCGCCGGGCATCAGCCGGCGTTGACGGGCTGTCCCTGGCACGACGTCAATGAAATGCTGCAGGCCGCGGGTCTTCGGCCCACCCGTCAGCGCATGGCTTTGGGTTGGCTTCTGTTCGGCAAGGGCGCCCGCCATCTGACCGCGGAAATGCTTTACGAAGAAGCCACGCTGGCCAAGGTTCCGGTGTCGCTGGCGACCGTCTACAACACGCTGAACCAACTCACCGATGCCGGCCTGCTGCGCCAGGTGTCGGTCGACGGCACCAAGACCTATTTCGACACCAACGTCACCGCGCACCATCACTTCTATCTCGAGAACAACCACGAGCTGGTCGACATTCCCGATCCGCATCTGGTGCTGTCGAAGATGCCTGATGTGCCGGAAGGCTACGAAATCGCCCGCGTCGACATGGTCGTGCGGCTGCGCAAGAAGCGCTGAGCACAAGCAGATAGCTTGTCATACGCGGGCTTGACCCGCGTATCGATCGATCTTCATCAAATGCTTTTGCGAAGCGGATGGATTGCCGGGTCAAGCCCGGCAATGACGAATGGCGCGCTGCGCCTCACTCCACCTTCTCGTCCGCGTACACGCCCCACAGGCGCTGCTGCTCGATCCAGCCGTCAAAACCGTTGCCGATCACGCGGCACCAGCCGTTGGCGCATTTCTTGACCTGGGTCACGACGCCGGCCTGCAGGCGGGCGGCGATCGCGCTGGTGCGGTCGGGCCGGTCGTAGAGCGACGCCAGCTCGTCCTTGCTCTTCATGGTGACGACCGCAGTGCGGCGGCCGGAGAGCAGCGAATGATAGACCCAGCCTTCGGAACCCTCGGAATCGCGCACGCGGCGCCAGTTCTCGAACTCGGCGGTGATTTCGACCGGCAGGCCCGAGCGGGTATAGATCCAGGCAACGTCGTTGTCCTTGGTCGGACCGGCCCTGACGTTCACATGGTCTGATTTAAGGCTGACATACCGCGGCACCGGCAGGCCGCTCGTGGTGGAACCTGAATCCTTGGCCGAAAACCCCGTGCTGACCGATGTCAAAAGCCAGCACCCCGCCAGCAACGCCACCGAACAGAAACGCCCCAACGCCATTAACCCGTCTCCTGCCGAACCAGCCTCAACTCGAATTCTTCGCGTTGAAACCGCTCGCTAACGCCCGAAAACCCCAAACCCCTGTGCCGCGCTTTGCCCGCCCCGGATACTCGATCCCCCGAGGGGTTCTTGTCTTGGCCCGGCCTTCTGATAGAGAGGACGGCACGTTGAGAACAAGAACGCCCGAATTTTCCCCTGAAAATCCGTGGCAAGTATTTGGAAACCCAAGGACTTGCCCGACAACCAGCGGGACGTCGGGACGCGCAGCTTCCGCAGTGTCGAACAACCGGGTTAATGAGGTCTGAACGGCGAGCTCTGGCGACCCATTGCCTCATGAGAGCAGTACATGTCGGTTAAGAAAAAACCTCTCGTCGTCGTCACCCGCAAGCTGCCGGACTCGATCGAGACCCGGATGCGCGAGCTGTTCGACGCGCGGCTGAACCTCGACGACACACCGATGACGCCGGAACAGATTGCGGAAGCGGTGCGCACCGCCGACGTGCTGGTGCCGACCGTCACCGACATGATCACCGAGGAGATGCTGGGGCATCCCGACTGCAAGCTGCGCATGATCGCCAATTTCGGCAATGGCGTCGACAATATCGACGTGTCAGCGGCGCATGCCCGCGGCATCACGGTGACCAATACGCCGAAGGTGCTGACTGAAGACACCGCCGACATGACCATGGCGCTGATTCTCGCGGTGCCGCGCCGGCTGATCGAGGGCGCGGCAATCCTCACCGAGGGCAGGAACTGGCCCGGCTGGTCGCCGACCTGGATGCTGGGTCATCGCATCGGCGGCAAACGCCTCGGTATCATCGGCATGGGCCGCATCGGCCAGGCGGTCGCGCGCCGCGCCCGCGCCTTCGGCCTGCAGATCCACTATCACAACCGCCGTCCCGTGGCGCCCGTGATCGCCGATGAACTCGGCGCGACCTATTGGGAAAGCCTCGACCAGATGCTGGCGCGGATGGACATCATCTCGGTGAACTGTCCGCACACGCCGGCGACCTACCATCTGCTGTCGGCGCGGCGGCTGAAGTTGATGCGCAAGGACGCCTATATCGTCAACACCGCGCGCGGCGGCGTGATCGACGAGGACACGCTGATCAAGCTGATCGAAGCCGGCGACATCGGCGGCGCCGGCCTCGACGTCTACGAGCACGAACCTGCAGTCAATCCAAAGCTGGTGCGGCTGGCCAAGGCCGGCAAGGTGACGCTGCTGCCGCATATGGGCTCGGCCACCATCGAAGGCCGCGTCGAGATGGGCGAGAAGGTGATCATCAACATCAGAACCTTCCTCGACGCCCACAAGCCGCCGGACCGCGTGCTGCCCAGCATGCTGTAGAGGATGAGGCTCGGAAAACGTGGACCGGACGAGCGCGTCAAGGAGCGAAGCGCGCTGACTCTCTCCCCGTCATTCCGGGGCGTGCGGAGCACGAACCCGGAATCCAATGATCAACTTGCGCTGCGGCACGATGGATTCCGGGTTCGTGCTACGCGCGCCCCGGAATGACGACGGAGGACGCCGCGCGTCGCTGTCCAACTAAACCGTCTTGCCCTTCCGCCGTTCGCGCTTGCGCCATTCCGCGACGAAGGCCACGAACGCGGCGAGCGCCGGCGGCGGCTGGCGACGACTCGGATAATACAAAAACGGCCCCGGAAATGGCGGGCACCAATCGTCGAGTACGCTGACCAGCGCGCCTGATTTGATGCCGTAGCGAACATAGCCCTCGAAGGTGAGCCAGAAGCCGACGCCGTCATGCGCCGCGCGCAACGCGAGGCCGAGATGGGTCGCAATCAGTTTCGGTGGTGGCGAGACCTTTACGACACGGCCGGCCTTTTCGAACTCCCAGTCCAGCATCGCGCCGCTGCCGAAGCGGGTGCGGATGCTGGAATGTTCCAGCAAGTCTTTCGGATGCTTCGGCGTTCCATGCTGCGCGACATATTCCTTCGAGGCCACGACCGCGTAGCGCTGCGGGGCGCCGAGCGAGACTGCGATCATGTCCTGCGCCAGATGCTCGCCATAGCGCACGCCGGCATCGAAGCCGCCGGCCACGATGTCGACGAACGCGCTATCGCCCGTCATCTCCAGATCGATCCTGGGATGGGCTGCGAGAAACGGCGCGACCATCGGCGCCAGCACCAGATCGATCGCCGGCGGCGGCGCGTTGATGCGCAGGCGCCCCGACGGCACGGCGCGCAGGCCGCGCACCTGGTCGAGCGCCGCGCCGACATCCGTCATCGCCGGCCCGACCCGGGAGAGCAGCAATTCGCCGGCTTCGGTCAGGGCGACGCTGCGCGTGGTGCGGTTCATCAGGCGGACGCCGAGCCGCTCCTCCATGTCGCGCAGGCGCTGGCTGAGACTCGAGACGGAGACGCCCTGCTCGGTCGCGGCGCGGCGGAAGTTTTTGGTGCGCGCCACGGCGACGAAGGCATCGATATCGCGGAGGTCGAAGTTTTTCATTGTTCGTTATACTGAACAAGCTATTCCAGATTGTCCAGCTTATCGCGAAGCCGATGCCGGCGCATATCAGCCTTGTCATTGCGGCACGAATGTCCGTCGCCGAACACGAGGAGAATCATCATGCAACAGCGCAAACTCGGGTCCACAGGTCCATCCGTTTCGTCCATCGGGCTCGGCTGCATGGGCATGTCGGACTTCTACGGCCCCGCCGACCGCAGCGAGAGCATCGCCACCATCCACGCCGCGCTCGATGCCGGCATCACCCTGCTCGACACCGGCGATTTCTACGGCATGGGCCACAATGAAATGCTGATCCGCGAGGCGCTTGCCGGGCGCCATCGCGACAAGGTCAGGATCAGCGTCAAGTTCGGCGCGCTGCGCGATCCCAACAAGGGCTTTCTCGGCTACGACAGCCGACCGGCGGCGATCAGGAATTTCGTCGCCTATTCGCTGCAGCGGCTCGGCGTCGACACCATCGACGTCTATCGGCCGGCGCGGCTCGATCCCGACGTGCCGATCGAAGAGAGCGTCGGCGCGATGGCCGACATGATCAAGGCGGGCTGGATCAGGCATATCGGGCTTTCCGAAGTCGGCTCCGACACCCTTCGAAGGGCGCACGCGGTGCATCCGATCGTCGACCTGCAGATCGAATACTCGCTGCTTGCGCGCGGTATCGAGAGCGACATCTTGAAAACCTGCCGCGAGCTTGGGATCGGCATCACCGCCTACGGCGTATTGTCGCGCGGACTGATCAGCGGACACTGGTCGAAAGATCGTTCCGACGCGCAGGATTTCCGCCAGATGAGCCCACGCTTCCAGGGCGCCAACCTCGACGCCAACCTGGCGCTGGTGGACTCGCTGCGCGCCATTGCCGCCGAGGTCGGGGCATCGCCGGCCCAGGTCGCGATCGCGTGGGTCGCAGCCCAAGGCAATGACATCGTGCCGCTGGTCGGCGCCCGCCGGCGCGACCGGCTTTCGGAGGCGCTCGGCGCGCTCGATGTGACATTGACGGACGCGCATCTCGCCGCGCTCGGCAAGGCTTTTCCGCCCGGCGTCGCTGCAGGCGCGCGCTACCCCGAGGCGCAGCTGGCGCATATGGACAGCGAGAATCGCGCCGTGTGAGGCGTCGCTTCACCCGCCCCTTGAGGGGGCGGGTGAAGCAAGCGCGTGACCGCTGAGATCGGTGATGGTGGGCTTGTCGCCGTTGAGCGGATTTTGCGGATCGCGGGCGTAGCGCAGGGTTTCGAAGCGCATGGCACGGGCGTCCACCATCACCAGCCGTCCGATCAGGCTTTCGCCAAAGCCGACGATTTCGCGGATCGCCTCCAGCGCCATCATCGAGCCCATGATGCCGGCCAGCGCGCCCATCACGCCGGCTTCCGCACAGGCCGGCACGGTGCCGGGCGGCGGCGGTTCGGGAAACAGGCAGCGATAGGTCGGGTTGAACGCACCGTCCGCGCCGCGTTCATGCGCGCGGATCGTGGTCAGCGAGCCATCGAACTGGCCCAGCGCCGCGGTGATCAGCGGCTTGCCGGCCAAGAAACACGCGTCGGACACCAGATAGCGCGTTTCGAAATTGTCGGAGCCGTCGAGCACGAGATCGTAGCCGCCGATCAGCGACATGACGTTCCTGGCGTCGAGGCGCACCGCATGCGGCTCGAAATGAACGTGCGGATTGAGCGCGTCGATGACCTCCGCGGCGCTGTCGACCTTGCGCCGTCCGACATCGCGCGTGGTGTGGATGATCTGGCGCTGCAGGTTGGAGAGCGAGACGATATCGTCATCGACCACGCCCAGCGTGCCGACGCCGGCGGCGGCCAGATACATCAAAACCGGCGCGCCGAGACCGCCGGCGCCGATCACCAGCACGGACGCTTCCTTCAGCGCGGTCTGGCCGGGCCCCCCGACTTCCCGCAGCACGATGTGGCGGGCGTAGCGTTCGATTTCGTCGGCCGTCAGCATGGTCGCGTCAAATCCTTCCGCAGCGATTACGTCTCATAGTGAGGGGCGGCGCTGAACCGGCGGGCCGTTGGTGCCGACCAAGCAGATGTGCTTAGTTGACGGAACGTCAATGCGCACTTCCCGCTTCCACTCCATATCTTCTGGATTTGTCATGAGATCGGCGCTTTCGGCAACATTTGTCATCGTGGCCATGGGTCTGGCGACCGCCGCGCAGGCGCAGACGCCGCCCGCCGCGGCGAAACCGGCACGCCCCGCGCTTCAGAAACCGGAAGACACCGCGGGCGCCATGAGCCAGGCCGAGCGGCTGGCGCTGCAGTCGGACCTGGCCTGGGTCGGGCAATATAACGGCGCGATATCGGGCGACGTCAGCGAGCGCATGGTCAACGCCATCAAGGAATTCCAGAAAACGCGCGGCGGCAAGCCGACCGGCGTACTCAATCCGCAGGAACGCGGCATGCTGGCGGATACCGCACGGCGAAAACAGGAAAGCGTCGGCTGGAAGATCCAGACCGACCCCGGCACCGGCGTGCGGCTCGGCATCCCTACAAAACTGGTGCCGCAGCAGGCCAGCGACGCCAACGGCACCAAATGGACCTCGCCATCAGGTACGATCCAAATTCAGCTGGCGCGGCGCAGGGAAGCCGGCCCCACCACCGCAAAACTCGCCGAGCGCGAGAAGAAGGAGCCGGGGCGCGCGATCGACTACACCGTGGTGAAGCCGGACTTTTTCGTGCTGTCCGGCATGCAGGGCCTGAAGAAGTTTTACATGCGCGGTACCTTCAAGGGCGACGAGGTCCGCATCCTCACCATCCTCTACGATCAGGCGACGGAAAATACCGTGGAACCGGTCGTGATCGCGATGTCGAGCGCGTTCAATGCGTTTCCAGCGGTCGCGCAAATCGCCGGACCGCCGCCACGCAAAAGCGTCGAATACGGCACCGGCCTCGTCGTCAGCGACGACGGAGCCATCCTGACCGATCGCCAGATCACCGACGGCTGTCTCACGGTGGCGATTGCGGGACATGGCAATGCCGACCGCGTCGCCGAGGACAAGGCGCACGATCTCGCGCTGCTGCGCATCTATGGCGCGCGCGGGCTCAAGGCGCTCAATCTTGCCAACGTCGCGACGAAGACAGCGCTCGACCTCACCGGCATCGCCGATCCGCAGAGCCAGGGCGGCGGTTCGGCGGTGAGCGGCAGCAAGGCTGCGGTGGCGCAACTGGGTGGCGGCAGCGATGTGGCACTGACGCCGGCGCCGGCGGCCGGTTTTTCCGGCGCGCCCGCGCTCGATGGCGACGGCCGGTTTGCCGGCATCGCGCTGCTGAAGCCGGTTCTGGTCGCCGGTCCTACCAACGGCATTCCCTCGGCGCAGGCGGTGCTGGTGACGTCTGATACGGTGCGGGGTTTCCTGAAAGCCAATGGCATCCACGCGGCGGGCGGAGCGTTGGACGCGAGAGCGTCGGTGGTCCGCGTCATTTGCGTCAGGAAGTAGTTCGACCCGGACGCGATGCTGCGCCGCGTCCTAGGCGCAAACGGGTCAAGGCTCGAGCTTGGCGGCTTGACGCAGATCAACGATGGCTGGGGTGTTCGGCGGTCAACTCAAACCGAAATTCATCGGGTGCCGTCATGAATCGCACAATGACAGGGATCGTCGTTGCCGTAGGCGCGGCAATGGCTGCGGGCGCGGCAATGGCCCAATCGCAGCCTCTGCCAACGCCACTGGTCGAGGAAGTCATGGTCAAGACCACGCTCTTGACCCTCAATGACGCCAACCTCACCGGCAATTACGACGTGATGCACGCAAAGATGGCCAAGGCATTTCGGGAAAAATTCAGGTCCGATACGCTCGAACAGGCGTTCAGGACGTTCGCCGGCAAGCATATCGACATCATTGCGGCCACGCCGCTGGTCACGACCCATAAAGCCAGAATCGACCGCAACGGCGCCCTGATGCTGCGCGGCTATTTCGATACCACGCCATCGCGCCTCAATTACGCGCTCGATTACGAGATCTCGGAAGGCGAGTGGAAGTTGATCGCAATCGACGTCAAGGTGAAGGGGTCATCGACGAGCTACGCTGGCGCCGCCAATCTCCTTGCGCATGCGACGGCTGATGTTCCGCCGCCGCTGAAATAAGCTGGCGGCAATGGCGGAAACCAGCAAGCCGGTCGCGACATGGCGCAGGATTGCAGCCCCAATCCTTGATTTCATCACGGTGTTTTTCGGTGGCGGCTACGCGATCGGCGCGTTGACGGGCCGCCTGACTGCCGACGGCTTCAAGCTGGAAGGGATGCCCGCGCTCATTCTGCTCGCGCTGACCGTTGTCTACTTCGTGGCCGGCAACAAATATCTCGGCGGCACGATCTGGCAGCGCGTTCTTTACCCGCGCTGAAGGGCCATTATCACGCCAGCCCGAACCTCACCCCGGCGCGCGCGAGGCCGCCGGCGATGCCGATCGGGGTCCCGTCGGCGCGCCAGCATGCGGCGCCCGACAGCGTGCCGTCGTCGTGAAACTGGATGGCGTTCATGCCGCCGGCGACGGTGGGCGCTGCCTGTACCTTGTGCCCCATCGACATCAGTTCGGCGCGGGTTTCTTCCGGCACCGCCTGCTCGACCTCGAGCGCATTGCCCTCGGTCCACACCCGCGGCGCCTCGACCGCCTCCTGCAGGCTCATGCCGTGGTCGATCAGGTTGATCAGCGCCTGCATCGCGCTCGGAAAGATCTTCTTTCCGCCGGGCAGGCCGAGCGCATAGACCAGCTTGCCGTTGCGCAGCGCCATCATGGGCGACATCGAGGTGGTGACGCGCTTGCCCGGTGCCAGCGACAGCGCATGGCCCGGACGCGGGTCGTAGAGGTTCATGTAATTGTTCGGGATGGTGCCGAGGCCGGGAATCAGGATTTTGGCGCCGAACAGATTGTTGATGGTCTGCGTGGTCGCGACCACGTTGCCGACCGCATCCGCCGCCGTCATGTGCGTGGTGTGCGCGCTCTCGAGCTGCGCGATGCCGGCGCTCCAGGATTGCGCGCGGGCAGGATCGATGGCGCGGCGGCGTTCCTCGGCATAGGCCTTTGAGGTCAGCCGCTCGACCGGCACGTTGACGAAGTCAGGGTCGCCGCTGGCGGCGGCGCGATCGGCGAAGGCGATCTTGAGCACCTCGGCGAGGTAATGAATGCTGGCCGCGGAACCGAAGCCGAGTTTTGCGAGATCATAGCCTTCGAGAATGTTGAGCATCTGCGCGATGTGCACGCCGGAGGCCGCCGGCGGCGGCGGACCCAGAATTTCCCAGCCGCGATAATCGGCGCGGATCGGCTGCCGCTCGACGGTTTTGTAGTTCGTCAGATCCTCGCGGGCGATGAAGCCGCCCTTCTTCTTCATGTAGTCGACGAGGATATCGCCGAGCGGGCCATGATACAGCGCCGCCTCGCCCCGCTGCGAGATGTAGGTCAGGGTTTCCGCATATTCCGACTGCACCACGCGCTCGCCGACCTTCAGCGGCGTTCCGTTGGGCAGATAGATCGCCGAAATATCCTTGTCCTGCAACATCTCCCCGGCGCTGTCGACGATGCATTCGTGCAGATAGGGCGTCGCCGCATAGCCGCGCGCGGCGAATTTGATCGCGGGCTGCATCACGTCGGCGAGCGGCATGGTGCCGAACCGCTGCAGCGTCTCGCACCAGGCCTTCAGCGAGCCCGGCACGGCGACGGCTTTCGGGCCGGTGAGGTTTTCGTCGCCGACCGTATCGAACACGTCGTGCGCGGAACCCGGTTTCGAGGTGTAGGTGTCCGGCCGGACCGCCAGCGGCACCGTGCTCTGCCCGTCGATGAAGCGGTGACTGCCGTCGGCGAGCCGGATGTGGGCCATGCCGCCGCCGATGATGCCGACCATCATCGGCTCGACCACGGTCAGCGCAAATAATGTGGCGATCGCCGCGTCGACGGCGTTGCCGCCGGCCGCCAGCATTTCCGCACCCGCGCTCGACGCCAGCGGATGGTTGCTGACCACCATGCCGCGGCTGCCGGTCGCCGGCTGCTTGCGGCACTCAAAACCGGTAGTTGCACGGTCCCGCCAATTGCCCGTCATTTGCTGTTTTCCCGCCTTGCTGTTGTCGTTTTCAGGCATCAGCCGGCGAGATTCGTGCGTGGCCGTGTTCGCCCGGGATAGCCAGAATTCCACAATCCTGCATCATGGCAAAGTAGTGATTCGGGCGCCCGCGATCTCTCCTTTGGGTCGGGCTGGTGTGTCCTGGCGAGCAGAATGTTCGCGCCGCAGAATGCGGGCCTTGTTTTGTAAGGCGTACCCAAAACACCGCCCGTAAGCCCACCAGAGGACTAGAAATGCAGACGATCGTACTGACCACCCAGAAGGGCGGGTCTGGAAAAAGCACGCTTGCCATCAGCCTGACACTGGCCGCCATCCGGGCCGGTCACAATGTCCGTCTGATCGAGACCGACCCGCAGGGCACGGTTTCGAACTGGAAGCGCCGCCGTCCGTATGCCGCACCGATCGTCGAGCCGATCTACCACGCCCGCCAGCTGGAAGAGCGGCTGCGATTGTTGCCGCGCGACGGCGTCACCGTGACGATCGTCGATACCGCCGGCGGCGAAACCGCCGCAACCAATTCCGCCATCCGCTATGCCGACCTCTGCCTGATTCCGACGCGGCCGAGCATCGCCGACATCGAGGCGACCGCCGCGACGCTGCGCGTCATCCGGGCCTGGCACAAGCCGTTCGCCTATGTGCTGAATCAGACCCCGATCCGCGCTGCTGCGCGGCTTGCCGGCGCGGAAAACGCGCTCGGTGACGAAGCCGCGCTCGAAGCGGCCGACGTCGTCGCAAAGCCCTTCATCGTGATGCGCAACGATTACCAGGACGCGCTGAGCGCCGGCCTCGCCGTCTGCGAATACGCGCCGGACGGCAAGTCGGCGCAGGAAGTGCGCGCGCTCTGGCAGTGGGTGGAGCAGCGGCTGAGCGACATGGCCGCGCCGGTGGACGAACCGGCCGTCGAGGATTTCGTGGAGGTCCCTGCCATCATTCCGAAATGGGCCGCCGCGCGTCCGTCCTACGACACTGACGCTGCACGCTTCCTGCGCGCTCCCGCCCGTGTCTGATCTCTAGCTTCGCGCACGTGAAATGCGCGGGGCGAAAGCGGAGCAATCCGGCCGCCAGCCCCGCCGGATTGCCTCGCTTCAATTTCAGGGATTGCGCCGCAGCCAGTTTTCCCGCGTCATGCGCCATCTTTCCGCAAGCGTCTGGCCACTGTGATGAGCCAGTTCGATATACTCGACGAATTCGGCGCCGGTCTTCTGCTTGACCCGGCGCGAGGCCATGTTGGTGGCCGCGTTGCAGGCGTGAAAACGCTCGATGCCGAGCGTGCGGAAGGCAAAATCGTTCACCGCCGAGACGGCCTCGCTCATCAGGCCCTGATTCCAGAATCGCTCCGCCAGCCAGAAGCCGCGATTGCCCTTGGCGTCGTCAATCCTCGGGCGGAATCGGATGTTGCCAATCGCCTCGCCGTCGCCACGGCGCAGCACCAGCATCCAGTTATAGATCTCCTCACCCGCGGCGACTCTCTCCAGTTCGCGCTCGACAAACGTCACCGCGCCGTTTTCCGGATAGGGCCAGGGAACGACCTGCGCGAGATGCTGGATGATGTTCCAGTTGTTGAAATGGCGCTGGATCGCCGGCGCATCCGACATCGCGAGCGGCCGCAGGATCAGCCGCGCGGTCTGCAGGGTCGGCGTGATGGTTACTTCTGACATTTCGGACACCAGAAAGTCGAACGGCCGTTCTGCACAAACCGCCGCACGATACCGCTACACCCCCCAGTCTGGCATTTTTCGCCCTCGCGGTCATAGACTTGAAATGAGTGCTGGAAATAACCAAGTTCGCCCGACGTCAGGCGATGATCGCTGATCGAGGAGCCGCCGGCCTTGATCGCCTGGTTCAGCACCGAATGAATGGCAGTCACCAGCCGCCCGGCGTGATCGGTCGGCTCACCCTTCTTGGTCGAGAGTGTCGCCGCCAGGCGGCGCGGCGAGAGGTGCGAGCGGAACAGCGCCTCGCAAACATAGATATTGCCCAGCCCCGCGACCACGCGCTGATCTAGCAATGCGGCTTTCAGGCTGGTCTTCTTGTTGAAGCACGACCGCGCCAGCATCGCGGCGTCGAATTCGTTGCCGAGCGGTTCCGGCCCAAGACCCTTCAGCAGCGGTTCTTCCTCCAGCGCCTGGCGGGCGATGATCTTCATGTAACCGAAACGGCGCGGGTCGTTGAACACGATCGCGGCACCCGAGGACATGTGGAACACCACGTGATCGTGCGCGCGGTCCTCGCTGCGCGGATGGTGGAATTGGCCGGGCGTGCCGCTGCCGTGGTCATCCAGCACGCGGAACGAGCCGGACATGCCCAGATGCATCAGCAGCACGTCGCCGGAGCCGAGATCGGCCATCAGATATTTGGCGCGGCGGCCGAGACCGGTCACGGTCTGGCCCTCCAGCCGCGCCACAAAGTCCTTTTGGAAGGGAAACCGCAAATCCTTGCGCCGGGCTTCGGCTTTCAGGATTTTCGACCCCTCCATG
It contains:
- the ggt gene encoding gamma-glutamyltransferase, giving the protein MTGNWRDRATTGFECRKQPATGSRGMVVSNHPLASSAGAEMLAAGGNAVDAAIATLFALTVVEPMMVGIIGGGMAHIRLADGSHRFIDGQSTVPLAVRPDTYTSKPGSAHDVFDTVGDENLTGPKAVAVPGSLKAWCETLQRFGTMPLADVMQPAIKFAARGYAATPYLHECIVDSAGEMLQDKDISAIYLPNGTPLKVGERVVQSEYAETLTYISQRGEAALYHGPLGDILVDYMKKKGGFIAREDLTNYKTVERQPIRADYRGWEILGPPPPAASGVHIAQMLNILEGYDLAKLGFGSAASIHYLAEVLKIAFADRAAASGDPDFVNVPVERLTSKAYAEERRRAIDPARAQSWSAGIAQLESAHTTHMTAADAVGNVVATTQTINNLFGAKILIPGLGTIPNNYMNLYDPRPGHALSLAPGKRVTTSMSPMMALRNGKLVYALGLPGGKKIFPSAMQALINLIDHGMSLQEAVEAPRVWTEGNALEVEQAVPEETRAELMSMGHKVQAAPTVAGGMNAIQFHDDGTLSGAACWRADGTPIGIAGGLARAGVRFGLA
- a CDS encoding nucleotide-binding protein, with amino-acid sequence MQTIVLTTQKGGSGKSTLAISLTLAAIRAGHNVRLIETDPQGTVSNWKRRRPYAAPIVEPIYHARQLEERLRLLPRDGVTVTIVDTAGGETAATNSAIRYADLCLIPTRPSIADIEATAATLRVIRAWHKPFAYVLNQTPIRAAARLAGAENALGDEAALEAADVVAKPFIVMRNDYQDALSAGLAVCEYAPDGKSAQEVRALWQWVEQRLSDMAAPVDEPAVEDFVEVPAIIPKWAAARPSYDTDAARFLRAPARV
- a CDS encoding GNAT family N-acetyltransferase translates to MSEVTITPTLQTARLILRPLAMSDAPAIQRHFNNWNIIQHLAQVVPWPYPENGAVTFVERELERVAAGEEIYNWMLVLRRGDGEAIGNIRFRPRIDDAKGNRGFWLAERFWNQGLMSEAVSAVNDFAFRTLGIERFHACNAATNMASRRVKQKTGAEFVEYIELAHHSGQTLAERWRMTRENWLRRNP
- the mutM gene encoding bifunctional DNA-formamidopyrimidine glycosylase/DNA-(apurinic or apyrimidinic site) lyase — translated: MPELPEVETVRRGLQPAMEGSKILKAEARRKDLRFPFQKDFVARLEGQTVTGLGRRAKYLMADLGSGDVLLMHLGMSGSFRVLDDHGSGTPGQFHHPRSEDRAHDHVVFHMSSGAAIVFNDPRRFGYMKIIARQALEEEPLLKGLGPEPLGNEFDAAMLARSCFNKKTSLKAALLDQRVVAGLGNIYVCEALFRSHLSPRRLAATLSTKKGEPTDHAGRLVTAIHSVLNQAIKAGGSSISDHRLTSGELGYFQHSFQVYDREGEKCQTGGCSGIVRRFVQNGRSTFWCPKCQK